The genome window CCTCTCCTCCCACATCTAACAAAGACAGGTTCATTTTGCCATCCATATCAGGAAAAACTCTTAAGTTGACTACTTTATCTATAAGATAATCCAAATCCTCTATGGTATCATTCTGACCAACACCTAAAAGAATCACAAAACCTTTCCCTATCCTTCCCACTTCCTTATCGTTTATGAAAACAGCACCCTCTTTAACGCGTTGTATAAGAGCTCTCACTTTCCATTTAACCCTCCCTCTGAATAGCTATTACGCTACTAACCTCTCTTATCTTACCAAATAAATTATATAGGAAGTTAAGGTTTTTAACCCTTATGGTCATGGAAATCTCAGCCATACCGCTTTGTTTAACCTTTACATTCATAGAATCTATATTTATACCGAAAGAGGCTATCTCCCTAGAGATATCGGCTACCAAACCTGGCCGATCAAAAGCCTCTATCCTTACCTTTACAGGGAAGTCCCCTTCCATAAATCCTCCCCACCAAACTCTAACGAACCTTTTAGTATCAAAAGTTTTTAAAGATTTACAATCTACCCTATGAACGGTTATACCACGCCCCTTAGTTACATACCCCAAAATTTCGTCGCCTGGAACAGGGCTACAACACTTAGCCAAGTTAACTTGGATCCCATCTATTCCCTCAACCATTATCCCAAGAGGACTATAAGACTTTCTTCTCTCCGGCTCTCTCTTTTCCTCTATCCTAAAACCAAGAAGCTTTTGAAGAACGCTACTTACAGAGAGGGTTCCTTCAGCTATACCAAGAAGAAGATCCTCCTCGCTTAAGAAGCCAAACTCTTTTGCCAGCTCGTTAAGCTTGCCAGAAGCTAAAATCTTCTGATCGTCAGCTCCTCTCCCTCTTATATCCCTCGCTAAGATCTCTCTTCCCCTTCTAATTAAGGCCTCTCTCTCCTTTAACTCCTTTCTTCTAAACCACTGCTTTATCTTTGTCTTCGCTCTCGAGGTTTTAACGAAGTTAAGCCAGTCTCTACTCGGAGCACCATGAGAGGAGGTAAGTATCTTAACTATATCACCGTGCTGAAGCTTGTAATCTAGAGGAACTATTCTGTTATTAACTATCGCCCCTACACAACTGTTACCCACATCTGTATGGATAGCATAGGCAAAATCAACAGGCGTAGAACCCTTGGGTAAAGATAGGATATCCCCTTTCGGTGTAAAAACGTAAACTTCCTCCACATCAGAAAGCTCTGTCTCAATCCCCTCACTGAACTCGTCAAGGCTTATAACATCCCTTTGCCATTCCAACAATTTTCTAAACCAGGAAATTTTCTCTTCTATGCTGTCTATCCTTCTCTTTCCTTCCTTGTACCTCCAGTGAGCAGCTATACCATACTCGGCAACCCTGTGCATATCCCAAGTCCTTATCTGAACTTCAAGCGGCTCCCCACCAGGGCCAACAACCGCAGTATGAAGAGACTGATACATATTAGACTTAGGCATTGCTATATAATCATCAAAATGCCCAGGTATAGGCCTCCATAAACTATGAACAACACCTAAAACGGTATAGCACTCTGTAACAGTATTCACTATAACTCTGACAGCATGAAGGTCCATAACCTCATCAAGACTTAAGTTCTTCCTCTTCATTTTCTGATATATGCTGTAAAAATGCTTAGGCCTGCCCTGAATAATTGCGTTTATGCCTAACTTCTCAAGTTCAGAGAGAAGAATTTTCTTGACATCCTCTATATAAATCTCTCTTTCTTTCCTTGTTCTCATAACATGCTTCGAAATGGTTTCATACATCTCAGGATTAAGCACTTTAAAAGACAGATCTTCAAGTTCCCACTTAATCTTATGAATTCCTAATCGATGAGCTAAGGGGGCATAAATCTGTAAGGTTTCTTTTGCTATTCTCTCTCTTTTATCCTGAGGAAGATAATCTACGGTTCTCATATTATGAAGCCTATCAGCAAGCTTTATAAGTACCACCCTTATGTCATGAGCCATAACCAAAAACATCTTCCTTAAATTCTCAATCTGATAAGAATGCTCATCCTTAAAAGGAATTTGACTTAGCTTTGTAACTCCCTCAACAAGGCGAACTATGGTT of Synergistota bacterium contains these proteins:
- a CDS encoding bifunctional (p)ppGpp synthetase/guanosine-3',5'-bis(diphosphate) 3'-pyrophosphohydrolase, producing the protein MHSSLNSESLTGEKRLEDTTSIALSSSEIDKVDREFEELKELLRKREENLDLSIIDKAFYFARRFHNDQKRLSGEPYIVHPIAVSKILAELGLDEETIAAALLHDLLEDTSCSREELEKEFGGTIVRLVEGVTKLSQIPFKDEHSYQIENLRKMFLVMAHDIRVVLIKLADRLHNMRTVDYLPQDKRERIAKETLQIYAPLAHRLGIHKIKWELEDLSFKVLNPEMYETISKHVMRTRKEREIYIEDVKKILLSELEKLGINAIIQGRPKHFYSIYQKMKRKNLSLDEVMDLHAVRVIVNTVTECYTVLGVVHSLWRPIPGHFDDYIAMPKSNMYQSLHTAVVGPGGEPLEVQIRTWDMHRVAEYGIAAHWRYKEGKRRIDSIEEKISWFRKLLEWQRDVISLDEFSEGIETELSDVEEVYVFTPKGDILSLPKGSTPVDFAYAIHTDVGNSCVGAIVNNRIVPLDYKLQHGDIVKILTSSHGAPSRDWLNFVKTSRAKTKIKQWFRRKELKEREALIRRGREILARDIRGRGADDQKILASGKLNELAKEFGFLSEEDLLLGIAEGTLSVSSVLQKLLGFRIEEKREPERRKSYSPLGIMVEGIDGIQVNLAKCCSPVPGDEILGYVTKGRGITVHRVDCKSLKTFDTKRFVRVWWGGFMEGDFPVKVRIEAFDRPGLVADISREIASFGINIDSMNVKVKQSGMAEISMTIRVKNLNFLYNLFGKIREVSSVIAIQREG